Proteins from a genomic interval of Musa acuminata AAA Group cultivar baxijiao chromosome BXJ1-9, Cavendish_Baxijiao_AAA, whole genome shotgun sequence:
- the LOC103991181 gene encoding uncharacterized protein LOC103991181, which yields MEALRGSKNTGAASPQSVVELLVAETVLAAERSLLCFILAVGSISSQTGPRNEGSEVILGILRRSKPEAVPENKDDGESDDDNDEDGDGQEDRGKDDFSGEEGNDNEGENDDPEVNGGGGSEEEDEEDDEEDDDEEEDEDEDEEEDDEDEDEELPQPPSKKRK from the exons ATGGAGGCGTTGCGCGGAAGCAAGAATACAGGAGCTGCTTCTCCCCAATCCGTGGTCGAATTGTTAGTGGCGGAGACCGTATTGGCTGCTGAAAGGTCGCTCCTTTGCTTTATTCTGGCG GTGGGCTCTATATCAAGTCAAACTGGTCCGCGGAATGAAGGATCGGAAGTAATTTTAGG GATACTCCGACGAAGCAAACCTGAAGCTGTTCCCGAGAACAAGGACGATGGCGAGTCAGATGATGACAATGATGAGGATGGGGACGGTCAGGAAGACAGAGGCAAAGATGATTTCTCTGGAGAAGAGGGGAACGATAACGAAGGAGAGAATGATGATCCCGAGGTAAATGGTGGAGGAGGAAGcgaagaagaggatgaggaagATGATGAGGAGGACGATGatgaagaggaggatgaggatgaggatgaggaagaggatgatgaagatgaggatgagGAACTCCcacaaccaccttccaaaaagagGAAGTGA